The sequence GCACGGAGCCAACACACACCGGCTGTGTAGCACGTGTTAAACTTGCGCTGTCCGGTCTCAATGCTGCGTGTGCACCGGAGAAACGGATCTTTATCAATCAGCACCTCATAACTGGCAATGTCTGTGAAGTTCAGGAagtacacctacacacacacacacacacacacacacacacacacacacacggcaaaaACACGTAGAAGGGGCCAGGAACAAATTAGAGCATACAGTATCACTACACTCCAGAATATTTATGATATAGTATGTGTAAGTCaagaaatattggcacccttcatcaAAATGCTTGCattaacacaaaatatataatcatattttaaaaataaatgaatttcttCTTCAGTTCAAGACTCTGACATGGTCATGGCTTCACAAAACTCTGTGCCACAGTAAGTTTCTTGTTGATCTACATCCAAATCTTCACAACAGACCCTGAATATTTATGCTCAGCTTCGGcaaaggtgccaataatttgtgtgtgtgtgtgtgtgtgtgtgtgtgtttgtaagaaaTGGAGCTAGTCCAGAGACTGTACTCACTTCTACCTGACTATAGATGAAGTACGTCCCGTCCTGCAGCACCTCCAGCTCTCCGGAGCGCGAGTGCATCTTAAACACACGGTGGTGCATCGCGATGGTCTTCCAGTTCTTCAGGACACCTTCGGAGAGAtctcacacagagagaaagccGTCACTCATCAACCATCCGACAGAAGAACGTACATACGTGTATGCATGTGggcatatgtattttttttttttttttacaattttgtgtgtgtgtgtgtgtctgtgtgtgtgtctgtgggttaTTCTGCCAGATGCTTGATGAGTGACCTTCATGTTTTAACTCTTACCTTCTTTCACCTGAATGGTTGTCTCTTGACCCTGTAGGTGTACCACAGCTGGctgtaagcacacacacacacacacacacacacacacacacacacacacacttaaaacaaGTCAGCATgcacaattcacacacacaagtaacaGAATATCTGTGAGTGTAAATCTGTATTCACTCGTCTCTTTAAAAAGGCAAAGATACCTGTGTGTCTCTGAACCTGCTTCTCTCCcctccacctacacacacgcacacacacacacacacacgcacacacacagatgtgtatTAAAGCTTTTACATGATTTGACattaaacatgtgtgtgtgtgtgtgtgtgtgtgtgttacctggtgTTCCCTGAGCTCCAGGTGGTCCTTGAGGTCCCGGAGGTCCAGCGGGTCCTGGTGGCCCTGGTGGTCCCATTGCGTTGCTTCCAGGAATTCCTGGTATTCCCGGTATTCCCGGGGGTCCCTGAGGCCCAGGAGGTCCTGGAGGTCCTGGAGCACCAGGTGGACCTTTTTTACCTAAAGACATCCGTAAGTTATGAATCGCTGAATTAACGATCAGATGAGTTTATAATGAAGACATCATTATTCCCTGAATGGTACAGCAGAAGGGATGATATcaggataaataataataacatacctttttttctctctcccttcctctttCCATTCCCATGTGAttctgaaagacagacagtgacGTCATGACCTCATCAGCATGTATAGTGTCTTCATGATAACTGAGCATGAGTGTTGGTgtggagaaacagagacagaggttCAGGACTTTGGGCTTTAACCATTGTGACCCCTTTGCCCAGGTGTCCTGTGGGTGCAGTGAGGTGAAGCTGCTGATTGGCCAGCTACTGTAATGCCCACTATGACATCATCTGTCAGTTACAGTTAAATTCTGTAGCATGGGAATAAAGAGTGAGAAACAATTTGTGTCACCAgaatacaagtccctgtgtgtgtgtgtgtgtgtgtgtgtgtgtgtgtgtgttgcattgcAGCACAGCACTCAGTTAGCACCCAGCATAAACATTTGGCCTTTTCTTTAcatcaacactaaaattctttgacatttgttgttaaaatgaacaaactgtTTTGATTGGCCAGGCTGATGAGAATGAAGCTGAAGTGAGGACACACATactgcatgcacgcacacacacacacacacacacacacacacacacacacacacacacacacacacacacacacacagtgtttgtgtgtacagggtCGATGAATTGGAAATGGTGTAAATATATGTCTGAAGGCATTATAATGATATTAACAATTATATAACACACATcctgcactctgtgtgtgtgtgtgtgtgtgtgtgtgtgtgtgtgtgtgtgtgtgtgtgtgtgtgtgttcgcacCGCTCTCTTCACATGTCAAACAACTGCGTCCGGCCCCTAAATCCtctcttgtttatttattctgttctgtGGTGTAGAGGGTCAGAAAcccccattacacacacacacgcacatgcacacacactcacacacacacacacacacacactcacacacagattttgTTGCTAATCCTGAATGAGCAGTAACAGCCACTGTGTGTAACTGACATCATTCCACACAGATAATCCATACTAGCTCCACTTGGTGTAACCAGTGAACTGAATTTACTGTTACAGTGTTGGTGAAACTCACATGTTCAGCACACTGCACTAATTAACACCACATGCTAACcaagagagacacagtgagaagAAAACGACTAAACAGAAATATAACTAAACACCTGCTACTGTTCTCTCCATCTGTGTGTATACCtcagtgtgtgttcgtgtgtgtatacctctgtgtgtgtgtgtatacctgtgtgtgtgtgtgtgtttgtgtgtatgtatacatctgcgtgtatacctctgtgtgtgtttgtgtgtatacctcagtgtgtgtgtttgtgtgtatacctgtgtgtgtttgtgtgtgtatacctctgtgtgtatacctctgtgtgtgtttgtgtgtgtatacctgtgtgtgtgtttgtgtgtatgtatacctctgtgtgtatacctctgtgtgtgtttgtgtgtatacctctgtgtgtgtgtatatctctccgtgtgtgtttgcatgtgtgtatatacctctgtgtgtgttcgtgtgtgtatacctttgagtgtatacctctgtgtgtgtgtatgtatacctctgtgtgtgtgtatgtatacctctgtgtgtgtatatataccattgtgtgtgtatgtatacctctgtgtgtgtatgtatacctctgtgtgtgtatgtatacctctgtgtgtgtatgtatacctctgtgtgtgtatgtatacctctgtgtgtgtgtatgtatacatctgtgtgtgtatataccactgtgtgcgtgtgtatataccactgtgtgtgtgtatgtatacctctgtgtgtgtgtatgtatacctctgtgtgtgtgtatgtatacctctgtgtgtgtatgtatacctctgtgtgtgtatgtatacctctgtgtgtgtatgtatacctctgtgtgtgtgtatgtatacatctgtgtgtgtatataccactgtgtgtgtatatataccattgtgtgtgtatgtatacctctgtgtgtgtatgtatacctctgtgtgtgtatgtatacctctgtgtgtgtatgtatacctctgtgtgtgtatgtatacctctgtgtgtgtgtatgtatacatctgtgtgtgtatataccactgtgtgcgtgtgtatataccactgtgtgtgtgtatgtatacctctgtgtgtgtgtatgtatacctctgtgtgtgtgtatgtatacctctgtgtgtgtatgtatacctctgtgtgtgtatgtatacctctgtgtgtgtatgtatacctctgtgtgtgtgtatgtatacctctgtgtgtgtatgtatacctctgtgtgtgtatgtatacctctgtgtgtatgtataccactgtgtgtgtgtatgtatacatctgtgtgtgtatataccactgtgtgcgtgtgtatataccactgtgtgtgtgtatgtataccactgtgtgtgtgt comes from Tachysurus vachellii isolate PV-2020 chromosome 26, HZAU_Pvac_v1, whole genome shotgun sequence and encodes:
- the eda gene encoding ectodysplasin-A isoform X1, whose product is MGSVTESPVLKCPCQSRCGGSWKAFAGLFALSLALHVFTLVCYVELRSEIRIQKSGTGTEAPPVPAQGDGDVHEKLKVERPTEERIILRSKRSESHGNGKRKGERKKGKKGPPGAPGPPGPPGPQGPPGIPGIPGIPGSNAMGPPGPPGPAGPPGPQGPPGAQGTPGGGERSRFRDTQPAVVHLQGQETTIQVKEDLSEGVLKNWKTIAMHHRVFKMHSRSGELEVLQDGTYFIYSQVEVYFLNFTDIASYEVLIDKDPFLRCTRSIETGQRKFNTCYTAGVCWLRARQRISIRMVYDDTSISMTNHTTFLGSIRLGEAPPSGHS
- the eda gene encoding ectodysplasin-A isoform X4; translation: MGSVTESPVLKCPCQSRCGGSWKAFAGLFALSLALHVFTLVCYVELRSEIRIQKSGTGTEAPPVPAQGDGDVHEKLKVERPTEERIILRSKRSESHGNGKRKGERKKGKKGPPGAPGPPGPPGPQGPPGIPGIPGIPGSNAMGPPGPPGPAGPPGPQGPPGAQGTPGGGERSRFRDTQPAVVHLQGQETTIQVKEGVLKNWKTIAMHHRVFKMHSRSGELEVLQDGTYFIYSQVYFLNFTDIASYEVLIDKDPFLRCTRSIETGQRKFNTCYTAGVCWLRARQRISIRMVYDDTSISMTNHTTFLGSIRLGEAPPSGHS
- the eda gene encoding ectodysplasin-A isoform X3 translates to MGSVTESPVLKCPCQSRCGGSWKAFAGLFALSLALHVFTLVCYVELRSEIRIQKSGTGTEAPPVPAQGDGDVHEKLKVERPTEERIILRSKRSESHGNGKRKGERKKGKKGPPGAPGPPGPPGPQGPPGIPGIPGIPGSNAMGPPGPPGPAGPPGPQGPPGAQGTPGGGERSRFRDTQPAVVHLQGQETTIQVKEGVLKNWKTIAMHHRVFKMHSRSGELEVLQDGTYFIYSQVEVYFLNFTDIASYEVLIDKDPFLRCTRSIETGQRKFNTCYTAGVCWLRARQRISIRMVYDDTSISMTNHTTFLGSIRLGEAPPSGHS
- the eda gene encoding ectodysplasin-A isoform X2, translated to MGSVTESPVLKCPCQSRCGGSWKAFAGLFALSLALHVFTLVCYVELRSEIRIQKSGTGTEAPPVPAQGDGDVHEKLKVERPTEERIILRSKRSESHGNGKRKGERKKGKKGPPGAPGPPGPPGPQGPPGIPGIPGIPGSNAMGPPGPPGPAGPPGPQGPPGAQGTPGGGERSRFRDTQPAVVHLQGQETTIQVKEDLSEGVLKNWKTIAMHHRVFKMHSRSGELEVLQDGTYFIYSQVYFLNFTDIASYEVLIDKDPFLRCTRSIETGQRKFNTCYTAGVCWLRARQRISIRMVYDDTSISMTNHTTFLGSIRLGEAPPSGHS